The following proteins are co-located in the Sphingobacteriaceae bacterium genome:
- a CDS encoding 4-hydroxy-tetrahydrodipicolinate synthase, with translation MRNKKLKGTGVAIVTPFDKKGNVDVEALKKIVSHLHVGGVDYIVVMGTTGESATLTKVEKELVIKTIIQKNANKLPLVLGIGGNNTAEVVENIKNANLKNFEAILSVAPYYNKPNQEGYYQHYKAVSASTKKDIILYNVPGRTGSNVTWETQLRIAKDFKNIVATKEASGNIEQIMKIIKNKPKDFMVLSGDDNLTLPAMAAGAVGVISVVAQVFPKDFSTMVNFCLKGNFDKACGLHYKIMDVTDQLFADGNPGGVKYALSELNLCKAYVRLPLCEPNNQVKEKLKKLIKAY, from the coding sequence ATGCGTAATAAAAAATTAAAAGGAACCGGCGTTGCCATTGTAACGCCCTTTGATAAAAAAGGTAATGTAGATGTGGAGGCTTTAAAGAAAATAGTTTCTCACTTACATGTAGGGGGTGTAGATTACATCGTAGTTATGGGCACTACCGGTGAAAGTGCAACCTTAACTAAAGTTGAAAAAGAATTGGTGATAAAAACTATAATTCAGAAAAACGCGAACAAATTACCTTTAGTTTTAGGTATTGGAGGAAATAATACAGCCGAAGTTGTGGAAAATATTAAAAACGCCAATCTCAAGAATTTTGAAGCCATACTTTCGGTTGCTCCTTATTACAACAAACCTAATCAGGAAGGATATTATCAACACTACAAGGCCGTTTCTGCCAGTACAAAAAAAGACATCATACTTTATAACGTTCCCGGCAGAACCGGAAGTAACGTAACTTGGGAAACTCAATTACGAATAGCGAAAGACTTTAAAAATATTGTGGCAACAAAAGAAGCCAGTGGGAATATAGAGCAAATAATGAAAATCATTAAAAATAAACCAAAAGATTTTATGGTTTTGAGTGGAGATGATAATTTAACTTTGCCCGCAATGGCTGCAGGTGCTGTTGGAGTTATTTCGGTTGTGGCGCAGGTTTTTCCGAAAGATTTTAGCACTATGGTAAATTTTTGTTTAAAGGGTAATTTTGACAAAGCTTGTGGCTTACATTACAAAATTATGGATGTTACCGATCAGTTATTTGCTGATGGTAATCCGGGTGGAGTAAAGTATGCACTTAGTGAATTAAATTTATGCAAGGCTTACGTTAGATTACCTTTATGCGAACCCAATAATCAGGTTAAAGAAAAATTAAAAAAATTAATTAAAGCTTATTAA
- the lhgO gene encoding L-2-hydroxyglutarate oxidase, whose amino-acid sequence MNSEFDIIIIGGGIVGLATAYKLTQMHPNKKVLVLEKEKEVAFHQTSHNSGVIHSGIYYKPGSYKARNCVAGRRELVKFAKDYNIQHDICGKIIVATHESELAHMNKVYNNGIANGVEDIEIIDRKRIKEIEPYCEGISGLWVGCTGIIDYGDVARKYAELIIARGSQVLTSQKVIRFEKDGLISKVITEKNEFKGKYIISTSGLQADRVTKKEGAKTDAAIVGFRGDYYDLTEKGLSKVKNLIYPVPNPKFPFLGVHFTRMIKGGTECGPNAVFVFDREGYSKTAFSIKDTTEAFGFKGTWKFFAKHWKFGLDEYRGAFSKPYFLKRLQKLIPSLEMDDIVAARCGIRAMALGPDGEMLDDFKIEKHDNAMHVINSPSPAATASLAYGNEIALMATEYFKLK is encoded by the coding sequence ATGAACTCCGAATTTGATATAATAATAATTGGTGGCGGCATTGTTGGTTTAGCTACAGCTTATAAACTAACGCAAATGCATCCCAATAAAAAAGTACTAGTACTTGAAAAGGAAAAAGAGGTTGCTTTCCATCAAACCTCTCACAATAGCGGCGTAATCCATAGTGGAATTTATTACAAACCCGGATCTTATAAAGCCAGAAATTGTGTGGCCGGAAGGAGAGAATTAGTAAAGTTTGCGAAGGATTATAATATACAACACGATATTTGCGGAAAAATTATTGTAGCCACACATGAAAGCGAACTCGCTCACATGAATAAGGTGTACAACAACGGGATTGCCAATGGTGTAGAAGATATTGAGATCATAGATCGCAAAAGAATTAAAGAAATTGAACCCTACTGTGAAGGCATTTCCGGATTATGGGTTGGATGTACCGGAATTATTGATTATGGTGATGTAGCAAGAAAATATGCTGAACTTATTATTGCCAGAGGCAGTCAGGTTTTAACTTCACAAAAAGTTATTCGATTTGAAAAAGATGGATTAATAAGCAAAGTAATTACAGAAAAAAATGAATTTAAAGGTAAATACATCATCAGCACTTCAGGTTTACAGGCCGATCGTGTCACCAAAAAAGAAGGTGCCAAAACCGATGCGGCCATAGTTGGATTTAGAGGTGACTATTATGACCTAACCGAGAAAGGATTAAGCAAGGTTAAAAACTTAATTTATCCTGTGCCTAATCCTAAATTTCCATTTTTAGGTGTGCATTTTACACGTATGATTAAAGGCGGAACCGAATGTGGACCAAACGCGGTATTCGTTTTTGATAGAGAGGGATATTCTAAAACTGCTTTTAGCATAAAGGATACAACTGAAGCATTCGGCTTTAAAGGAACCTGGAAGTTTTTTGCTAAACACTGGAAGTTTGGATTGGATGAATATCGAGGAGCATTTAGCAAACCTTATTTTTTAAAACGTTTGCAAAAATTAATACCAAGTTTGGAAATGGACGACATTGTTGCTGCTAGATGTGGAATTAGAGCTATGGCGCTTGGGCCCGATGGTGAAATGCTTGATGATTTTAAAATTGAAAAACATGATAATGCCATGCATGTAATTAATAGTCCAAGTCCGGCCGCAACAGCAAGCTTGGCTTATGGAAATGAAATTGCATTAATGGCCACTGAATATTTTAAACTGAAATAA
- a CDS encoding fumarylacetoacetate hydrolase family protein has translation MKIICIGRNYAEHAKEMKAELPKEPVFFMKPDTALLKEGDFYIPDFTNDLHHELELVLKICKAGKYIKTEFASTYYDEIGLGIDFTARDLQAKCKEKGLPWEIAKAFDSSAPIGKFIKKTDLTLNDIAFELKVNGESRQMGNSKDLIFSFEEIIAYVSKFVSLRVGDLIFTGTPSGVGPVKIGDKLQGLLNNNELLSLNIK, from the coding sequence GTGAAAATTATTTGTATAGGGCGAAATTATGCCGAACATGCTAAAGAAATGAAAGCCGAATTGCCCAAAGAGCCGGTGTTTTTTATGAAACCCGATACGGCATTACTTAAAGAAGGTGATTTTTATATTCCGGATTTTACAAACGATTTGCATCATGAACTGGAGTTGGTTTTAAAAATATGCAAAGCGGGGAAATATATTAAAACAGAATTCGCATCTACTTATTATGATGAAATAGGTTTGGGAATAGATTTTACCGCAAGAGATTTGCAGGCTAAATGTAAAGAAAAAGGTTTGCCGTGGGAAATAGCCAAGGCCTTTGATTCGAGTGCGCCAATCGGAAAATTTATAAAAAAAACCGATTTAACTTTAAATGATATAGCATTTGAATTAAAAGTTAACGGGGAAAGTCGTCAAATGGGCAATTCAAAAGACTTAATATTTAGTTTTGAAGAAATAATAGCTTATGTTTCTAAGTTTGTATCTCTAAGAGTTGGGGATTTAATATTTACAGGAACACCAAGTGGAGTTGGACCGGTAAAAATCGGTGATAAATTACAAGGATTATTAAATAACAACGAGCTATTGAGCCTAAATATTAAATAG
- the yidD gene encoding membrane protein insertion efficiency factor YidD translates to MKKIAILFVRFYQYAIRPLLPNACRYTPSCSAYAVEAIQKYGAWKGSWLGLKRISRCHPWGGQGYDPVP, encoded by the coding sequence TTGAAAAAGATTGCGATATTATTTGTACGATTTTACCAATATGCCATTCGACCCTTATTACCGAATGCCTGCCGTTACACTCCGTCCTGCAGTGCATATGCCGTAGAAGCTATTCAAAAATATGGCGCGTGGAAAGGAAGTTGGTTAGGCTTGAAAAGAATTTCGCGTTGCCATCCCTGGGGTGGACAAGGTTACGATCCGGTTCCGTAA
- a CDS encoding CTP synthase translates to MSTTKYIFVTGGVTSSLGKGIISASLAKLLQARGHTVTIQKLDPYINVDPGTLNPYEHGECYVTDDGAETDLDLGHYERFLNVPTSKANNVTTGRIYQSVIEKERKGEFLGKTVQVIPHITDEIKNRIKLLGKTGQFQFVITEIGGTVGDIESLPYVEAVRQLKWELGTDCMVIHLTLIPYLSTTGELKTKPTQHSVKLLLEYGVQPDVLVCRSEHPLNKDIRKKIALFCNVAPDAVIESIDASTIYEVPLLMEKEKLDVIVLKKLGINTTEAPKLDNWKNFLYHFHHPLKEIRVGIIGKYVELKDSYKSISEAFIHAGSVNDCRVNIDWIHSESLTEENVAQKLSGLKGVLVAPGFGNRGIEGKIAAIKYVRENNIPFLGICLGMQCAVIEYARNVLGLKDAHSREMNPATSSPVIDLLENQKSISHMGGTMRLGAYTCELEEGSKVWEIYKKKTISERHRHRYEFNSEYKKQFLESGMHLSGVNPEAELVEIIELPTHPFFIGVQFHPEYKSTVENPHPLFVNFVKACLS, encoded by the coding sequence ATGTCCACAACTAAATACATTTTTGTAACCGGAGGGGTTACGTCTTCTCTTGGAAAAGGAATTATTTCGGCCAGTTTGGCTAAGTTATTGCAGGCTCGAGGTCATACAGTAACCATTCAAAAATTAGATCCTTATATAAACGTTGATCCAGGTACTTTAAATCCTTATGAACATGGCGAATGTTATGTAACTGATGATGGAGCTGAAACTGATTTGGATCTTGGGCATTATGAGCGATTTTTAAATGTGCCTACTTCTAAAGCAAACAACGTAACCACCGGAAGAATTTATCAATCAGTAATTGAAAAGGAAAGAAAAGGTGAGTTTTTGGGAAAAACCGTTCAGGTTATTCCGCATATTACGGATGAAATTAAAAACAGAATAAAACTACTTGGTAAAACAGGTCAGTTTCAATTTGTAATTACAGAAATTGGTGGAACTGTTGGTGATATTGAATCTTTACCCTATGTTGAGGCGGTTCGACAATTGAAATGGGAATTGGGTACTGATTGTATGGTAATACACTTAACTTTAATTCCGTATTTATCAACTACTGGCGAATTAAAAACCAAACCAACACAACATTCGGTAAAGTTATTATTGGAATACGGAGTTCAACCTGATGTTTTGGTGTGCCGATCAGAACATCCGCTGAATAAAGACATCAGAAAAAAAATTGCCTTGTTTTGTAACGTTGCTCCGGATGCAGTTATTGAGTCAATTGATGCCAGCACAATTTATGAAGTTCCATTATTGATGGAAAAAGAAAAACTGGATGTTATTGTTTTAAAAAAATTAGGCATCAATACAACTGAAGCTCCAAAGCTCGATAACTGGAAAAATTTTTTATATCATTTTCATCATCCGTTAAAAGAAATAAGAGTAGGAATAATTGGGAAGTATGTTGAATTAAAGGATTCTTATAAATCTATTTCAGAAGCATTTATTCATGCTGGTTCCGTAAATGACTGCAGGGTAAATATTGATTGGATACATAGTGAAAGTTTAACTGAAGAGAATGTGGCGCAAAAATTAAGTGGATTGAAAGGAGTTTTAGTGGCTCCCGGATTTGGAAACCGAGGAATTGAAGGTAAAATTGCCGCAATTAAATATGTACGTGAAAATAATATTCCCTTTTTGGGAATTTGTTTGGGTATGCAATGTGCCGTAATTGAATATGCCAGAAATGTATTAGGGTTAAAAGATGCGCATAGTCGTGAAATGAACCCGGCAACCAGCAGTCCGGTAATTGATTTGCTGGAGAATCAGAAAAGCATTTCCCATATGGGAGGTACTATGCGTTTAGGAGCATATACTTGTGAATTAGAAGAGGGCAGTAAAGTTTGGGAAATATACAAGAAGAAAACAATTTCAGAGCGTCATCGCCATCGTTACGAATTTAATAGCGAATACAAAAAACAATTTTTGGAATCAGGGATGCATCTTTCTGGCGTTAATCCTGAAGCAGAACTGGTTGAAATTATAGAATTGCCAACTCATCCCTTTTTCATTGGAGTTCAATTTCACCCGGAGTATAAGAGTACTGTTGAAAACCCGCATCCGCTTTTTGTGAATTTCGTTAAGGCCTGTTTATCCTGA
- a CDS encoding DUF1987 domain-containing protein, whose protein sequence is MRNYILLEVPNKSPEIILTYTGEIMITGNSKPENPHKFYQECFTWIDQFIASAPKRVNVTFDLEYINSTSVKVYSLILKKLKTLTDQNCELTVNWRHEKEDDDSVDQGKLFEENLQLKFNFIEK, encoded by the coding sequence ATGCGAAATTATATTCTTTTGGAGGTACCCAATAAATCACCAGAAATAATATTGACGTATACCGGTGAAATTATGATTACAGGGAATTCAAAACCGGAAAATCCTCATAAATTTTATCAAGAATGTTTTACTTGGATTGATCAATTTATTGCCAGCGCTCCAAAAAGGGTGAATGTAACTTTTGATTTAGAGTACATTAATTCAACCAGCGTTAAAGTTTATTCGCTAATTCTTAAAAAACTAAAAACCTTAACAGACCAAAATTGTGAACTAACAGTAAATTGGCGACACGAAAAGGAAGATGATGACTCGGTAGATCAGGGAAAATTATTTGAGGAAAACCTTCAATTGAAATTTAATTTTATTGAAAAGTAA
- a CDS encoding carboxymuconolactone decarboxylase family protein, with translation MKKPLVSPVNDIHDPELNELIKFFNETLGFCPNSVKTMYHRPRIAYAFIEMNKAVMENKGRVTSALKRFIGYISSNAGGCRYCQAHTIRAAERYGAEKEQLENIWDYKTHPSFNEAERAALDLALAASVIPNAVTDEISENLRKHWNDAEIVEILGVIALFGYLNRWNDSMGTQIEEGAIDSGKQLLSKAGWNEGKHLYS, from the coding sequence ATGAAGAAACCACTTGTTAGTCCTGTAAACGACATTCACGATCCGGAACTCAACGAATTGATTAAGTTTTTTAATGAAACATTAGGCTTTTGTCCGAATAGTGTAAAAACCATGTATCACCGTCCTAGAATTGCTTATGCCTTTATAGAAATGAACAAGGCTGTAATGGAAAATAAAGGAAGAGTAACAAGTGCTTTAAAAAGGTTCATAGGCTATATCAGCAGCAATGCGGGTGGATGCCGATATTGTCAAGCACACACTATAAGAGCTGCAGAAAGATATGGCGCAGAAAAAGAACAACTTGAAAACATATGGGATTATAAAACACACCCATCCTTTAACGAGGCCGAAAGAGCTGCATTAGACTTAGCTTTGGCAGCATCTGTTATTCCTAATGCCGTTACTGATGAAATTTCGGAGAATCTTAGAAAACACTGGAATGATGCTGAAATCGTTGAAATTTTAGGGGTAATTGCGTTATTTGGCTATCTAAACAGGTGGAATGACTCCATGGGCACTCAGATAGAAGAAGGGGCCATTGATTCCGGCAAACAATTACTTTCAAAGGCTGGTTGGAATGAAGGTAAGCACCTTTATTCTTGA
- a CDS encoding HPF/RaiA family ribosome-associated protein: MKTIIESTNFKSSPSLNKFIKEKSLNFVKLDKNAICAEFNLSAKRNDFSCTVIVSLAGKDIISSKTSDDMHLSILQAVDAAKRGMRKKKMKRLTAKKVLKLR; the protein is encoded by the coding sequence ATGAAAACAATTATTGAATCAACCAACTTTAAATCAAGTCCTTCACTTAATAAATTCATAAAAGAAAAATCTTTAAATTTTGTAAAGTTGGATAAAAACGCAATTTGCGCTGAATTTAATCTTTCCGCTAAAAGGAATGATTTTTCATGTACTGTAATTGTTAGTCTTGCCGGCAAAGATATTATCAGTAGTAAAACTTCTGACGATATGCACTTATCTATTTTGCAAGCCGTTGATGCAGCCAAGAGAGGGATGCGTAAGAAAAAAATGAAGCGCTTAACCGCCAAGAAAGTTTTAAAACTTAGGTAA
- a CDS encoding universal stress protein has translation MKTSNKIKPIKTSKIKRILVPFDFSPFSSNALREAIFVAKCFMAEIELLHVIAPVYLDANSSALLPTNDSFYNRLLKQAENNLKKITKEITKNEGVKISCSSKLNVIHQEIISFASKKKVDLIIMGTHGTSGISEFFAGSNAYRVVSEAKCPVLTLQKRIKGISFKRILLPIRLELNSRQKVNFVATLAKVFVSKIYIVGYLESNSKSDKLKVQAYMKQVKSFLDDTAIPNESCLLKSDNFTEDSLKFAKKNKIDLITTMSKHDFNLKQLIKGSYTQQFVNHSPIPVLSVPNTIEFEYSFTNPLIG, from the coding sequence ATGAAAACTTCAAATAAAATCAAACCCATTAAAACTTCTAAAATCAAACGTATTTTAGTTCCTTTTGATTTTTCGCCGTTTTCGTCTAATGCCTTGCGCGAAGCAATATTTGTTGCGAAATGTTTTATGGCTGAAATTGAATTATTACATGTAATTGCGCCGGTATATTTGGATGCTAATTCGAGTGCCTTGTTACCCACCAATGATAGTTTTTATAATCGTTTGTTAAAGCAAGCAGAAAATAACTTGAAAAAAATCACCAAAGAAATTACAAAAAATGAGGGGGTGAAAATTAGTTGTTCTTCAAAATTAAATGTTATTCATCAGGAAATAATTTCGTTTGCTTCAAAAAAGAAAGTTGATTTAATCATTATGGGTACTCATGGCACTTCCGGAATTTCAGAATTTTTTGCTGGCAGCAATGCATATCGGGTAGTTTCAGAAGCGAAATGTCCGGTTCTTACCTTGCAAAAAAGAATAAAAGGAATTTCTTTCAAGCGAATTTTATTACCTATTCGTTTGGAATTAAACTCCAGGCAAAAAGTAAATTTTGTAGCTACTTTGGCAAAAGTATTTGTTTCTAAAATTTATATTGTTGGTTATCTGGAAAGCAATAGTAAATCAGATAAGTTAAAAGTACAAGCTTACATGAAACAGGTAAAGTCCTTTTTAGATGATACTGCAATTCCTAATGAAAGTTGTTTGCTGAAATCAGATAATTTTACAGAAGATAGCTTGAAGTTTGCTAAAAAAAATAAAATCGATCTAATCACCACAATGAGTAAACATGATTTTAATTTAAAACAATTGATAAAAGGCTCTTACACGCAACAGTTTGTAAACCACTCACCTATTCCGGTACTTAGTGTGCCGAATACCATCGAATTTGAATATAGTTTTACAAATCCATTAATAGGATAA
- a CDS encoding GIY-YIG nuclease family protein, producing MSFYVYVIQSEFDGSFYKGFSENYIERLNQHNNAWSKYTSTKMPWKLVHVEIFTDKKSTLKREKVLKKYSHAQLQQLFQSGKNILNITAVRNPQ from the coding sequence ATGTCTTTTTATGTTTATGTGATACAAAGTGAATTTGATGGTTCTTTTTATAAAGGATTCAGTGAGAATTATATTGAGCGACTCAATCAACACAATAATGCTTGGTCAAAATATACTTCTACCAAAATGCCTTGGAAGTTAGTTCACGTGGAAATATTTACCGATAAAAAATCTACTTTAAAAAGAGAAAAAGTACTCAAAAAATACAGTCACGCTCAACTACAACAGTTATTTCAATCAGGTAAAAATATTTTAAACATTACAGCCGTAAGGAATCCCCAATAA
- a CDS encoding GIY-YIG nuclease family protein, with translation MSFYVYVIQSEFDGSFYKGFSENYIERLNQHNNAWSKYTSTKMPWKLVHVEIFTDKISALKREKVLKNTVTLNYNSYFNPVKIF, from the coding sequence ATGTCTTTTTATGTTTATGTGATACAAAGTGAATTTGATGGTTCTTTTTATAAAGGATTCAGTGAGAATTATATTGAGCGACTCAATCAACACAATAATGCTTGGTCAAAATATACTTCTACCAAAATGCCTTGGAAGTTAGTTCACGTGGAAATATTTACCGATAAAATATCTGCTTTAAAAAGAGAAAAAGTACTCAAAAATACAGTCACGCTCAACTACAACAGTTATTTCAATCCGGTAAAAATATTTTAA
- a CDS encoding GIY-YIG nuclease family protein: MSFYVYVIQSEFDGSFYKGFSENYIERLNQHNNAWSKYTSTKMPWKLVHVEIFTDKISALKREKVLKKYSHAQLQQLFQSGKNILNITDVRNPQ, translated from the coding sequence ATGTCTTTTTATGTTTATGTGATACAAAGTGAATTTGATGGTTCTTTTTATAAAGGATTCAGTGAGAATTATATTGAGCGACTCAATCAACACAATAATGCTTGGTCAAAATATACTTCTACCAAAATGCCTTGGAAGTTAGTTCACGTGGAAATATTTACCGATAAAATATCTGCTTTAAAAAGAGAAAAAGTACTCAAAAAATACAGTCACGCTCAACTACAACAGTTATTTCAATCCGGTAAAAATATTTTAAACATTACAGACGTAAGGAATCCCCAATAA